In a single window of the Sander lucioperca isolate FBNREF2018 chromosome 19, SLUC_FBN_1.2, whole genome shotgun sequence genome:
- the LOC116066498 gene encoding single-minded homolog 1-like isoform X2 — MKEKSKTAARTRREKENSEFYELAKMLPLPSAITSQLDKASIIRLTTSYLKMRIVFPQGLGEAWGHTSRTRSLDNIGRELGSHLLQTLDGFIFVVAPDGKIMYISETASVHLGLSQVELTGNSIYEYVHPADHDEMTAVLTPHQPYHSHFVQEYEAERSFFLRMKCVLAKRNAGLTSGGYKVIHCSGYLKIRQYSLDMSPFEGCYQNVGLVAVGHSLPPSAVTEIKLHSNMFMFRASLDMKLIFLDSRVAELTGYEPQDLIEKTLYHHVHSCDIFHLRCAHHLLLVKGQVTTKYYRFLAKHGGWVWVQSYATIVHNSRSSRPHCIVSVNYVLTDTEYKGMQLSLDQMSPTKPAFPYADSHSEDRKSTKSRLTQAKAKARVSPYPQFSAFNPERSESDQDSQWGGSPLTDSASPQLLDPGEAAEASCAYRLYPDSGSLCYGLGLSEDDLPHAQTHPHTTTCDRVRCQSGRYFLGTPQSGREVWWDATRSVLSLPKSSTDNSEGYEITSYHGAIHGRGHWDEDSVVSSPDGGGSTSDSGERYHGDHFRATPREPSKMETLIRATQQMIKEEESRLQQHKAPLDVSGLAKAHSPCFTSSLSHHSQLTMPSVVCRGPGAPSIDLPSERLHHRDSVKVLGPHDNDENTTSPASLSRLSSPSSDGIPRSGLSLTKDYMQTDLSPHPPQPQGSPLLYQAQERQSLDRQAAYALTGYSLEHLYDPENLRSYSGLACGGVQYDVASHMRMQAEQMQGHKATSVIITNGS, encoded by the exons ATGAAGGAGAAATCCAAAACGGCCGCAAGGACTAGACGGGAAAAGGAGAACAGTGAATTTTATGAACTGGCCAAAATGTTGCCTTTACCGTCGGCCATCACCTCTCAACTGGACAAAGCCTCCATAATAAGACTGACAACGAGTTACCTGAAGATGAGAATTGTTTTCCCTCAGG GTTTGGGTGAGGCTTGGGGTCATACAAGTCGAACAAGATCTTTGGACAATATTGGACGAGAGCTGGGATCTCATTTGCTGCAG ACGTTGGACGGATTCATCTTTGTTGTGGCTCCAGATGGGAAAATAATGTACATTTCAGAAACAGCGTCGGTCCATTTAGGACTGTCTCAG GTAGAGTTGACTGGGAACAGTATTTATGAATACGTACATCCTGCCGACCACGACGAGATGACAGCTGTGCTGACGCCACATCAGCCATATCACTCACATTTCGTCCAAG AATATGAAGCAGAGCGCTCTTTCTTTTTGCGGATGAAATGTGTGCTGGCAAAAAGAAACGCAGGCCTCACCAGTGGTGGATACAAG GTGATCCATTGCAGTGGCTACCTGAAGATCCGTCAGTACAGTTTAGACATGTCTCCTTTTGAGGGCTGCTACCAGAACGTGGGTTTGGTGGCTGTGGGTCACTCCCTGCCTCCCAGCGCTGTGACCGAGATCAAACTGCACAGCAACATGTTTATGTTCAGAGCCAGTTTGGACATGAAGCTCATCTTCCTGGACTCCAG GGTGGCAGAGCTGACAGGTTATGAGCCCCAGGACCTGATAGAGAAAACCCTGTACCATCATGTCCACAGCTGTGACATCTTCCACCTCCGCTGTGCACACCACCTCT TGCTTGTAAAAGGCCAAGTTACTACTAAGTATTATCGTTTCCTGGCCAAGCACGGTGGCTGGGTCTGGGTCCAGAGTTACGCCACAATCGTCCACAACAGCCGGTCCTCAAGACCTCACTGTATAGTCAGCGTCAACTATGTCCTCAC GGATACTGAGTACAAGGGAATGCAGCTGTCTTTGGACCAAATGAGCCCCACCAAGCCAGCCTTCCCCTACGCTGACAGTCACAGCGAAGACAGGAAGAGCACCAAGTCACGTCTGACCCAGGCGAAGGCCAAAGCCAGAGTGTCACCCTACCCACAG TTTTCAGCTTTCAATCCAGAGCGTTCAGAGTCAGACCAAGACAGCCAGTGGGGAGGCAGCCCGCTGACAGACTCTGCATCTCCTCAGCTGCTGGATCCCGGCGAGGCTGCGGAGGCATCTTGTGCTTACCGACTGTATCCAGATTCAGGCTCCCTGTGCTACGGCCTGGGTCTATCAGAGGACGATCTCCCCCATGCCCAAACACATCCTCACACCACCACCTGTGACCGCGTGCGATGCCAGAGCGGCCGCTACTTCCTCGGAACCCCCCAGTCAGGAAGAGAAGTGTGGTGGGACGCCACGCGCTCTGTGCTCTCGCTGCCAAAATCTTCCACCGACAACAGCGAGGGCTACGAAATCACATCCTACCATGGAGCCATTCACG GACGGGGCCACTGGGATGAAGACAGTGTAGTGAGTTCACCTGATGGAGGCGGGTCCACCAGTGATTCAGGTGAGCGTTATCATGGTGACCACTTCCGGGCAACCCCTCGAGAGCCCAGCAAGATGGAGACCCTGATCCGAGCCACGCAGCAGATGATCAAAGAGGAAGAGAGCCGCCTGCAGCAACACAAGGCGCCGCTGGATGTCTCAGGCCTCGCCAAAGCCCACAGCCCGTGCTTCACCTCCTCGCTATCGCACCACTCCCAGCTCACCATGCCCAGCGTGGTGTGCCGTGGCCCGGGAGCCCCCAGCATCGACCTCCCCTCTGAACGTCTCCATCATCGGGACAGCGTCAAAGTGCTCGGTCCACACGACAATGACGAAAACACAACCAGTCCAGCCTCTCTGTCTCGTCTCAGCAGCCCCAGCTCTGATGGGATCCCCAGGTCTGGGCTCTCCCTCACCAAAGACTACATGCAGACAGATCTGTCCCCCCACCCTCCACAGCCCCAGGGGAGCCCGCTGCTCTATCAGGCCCAGGAGAGGCAATCACTGGACAGGCAAGCAGCCTATGCTTTGACTGGATACTCCCTGGAGCACCTGTATGACCCGGAGAACCTGCGGAGTTACTCGGGCCTGGCCTGTGGAGGAGTCCAGTATGATGTGGCGTCCCATATGAGGATGCAGGCCGAGCAGATGCAGGGACACAAGGCCACCTCAGTTATCATAACCAACGGGAGCTGA
- the LOC116066498 gene encoding single-minded homolog 1-like isoform X1 — translation MKEKSKTAARTRREKENSEFYELAKMLPLPSAITSQLDKASIIRLTTSYLKMRIVFPQGLGEAWGHTSRTRSLDNIGRELGSHLLQTLDGFIFVVAPDGKIMYISETASVHLGLSQVELTGNSIYEYVHPADHDEMTAVLTPHQPYHSHFVQEYEAERSFFLRMKCVLAKRNAGLTSGGYKVIHCSGYLKIRQYSLDMSPFEGCYQNVGLVAVGHSLPPSAVTEIKLHSNMFMFRASLDMKLIFLDSRVAELTGYEPQDLIEKTLYHHVHSCDIFHLRCAHHLLLVKGQVTTKYYRFLAKHGGWVWVQSYATIVHNSRSSRPHCIVSVNYVLTDTEYKGMQLSLDQMSPTKPAFPYADSHSEDRKSTKSRLTQAKAKARVSPYPQQFSAFNPERSESDQDSQWGGSPLTDSASPQLLDPGEAAEASCAYRLYPDSGSLCYGLGLSEDDLPHAQTHPHTTTCDRVRCQSGRYFLGTPQSGREVWWDATRSVLSLPKSSTDNSEGYEITSYHGAIHGRGHWDEDSVVSSPDGGGSTSDSGERYHGDHFRATPREPSKMETLIRATQQMIKEEESRLQQHKAPLDVSGLAKAHSPCFTSSLSHHSQLTMPSVVCRGPGAPSIDLPSERLHHRDSVKVLGPHDNDENTTSPASLSRLSSPSSDGIPRSGLSLTKDYMQTDLSPHPPQPQGSPLLYQAQERQSLDRQAAYALTGYSLEHLYDPENLRSYSGLACGGVQYDVASHMRMQAEQMQGHKATSVIITNGS, via the exons ATGAAGGAGAAATCCAAAACGGCCGCAAGGACTAGACGGGAAAAGGAGAACAGTGAATTTTATGAACTGGCCAAAATGTTGCCTTTACCGTCGGCCATCACCTCTCAACTGGACAAAGCCTCCATAATAAGACTGACAACGAGTTACCTGAAGATGAGAATTGTTTTCCCTCAGG GTTTGGGTGAGGCTTGGGGTCATACAAGTCGAACAAGATCTTTGGACAATATTGGACGAGAGCTGGGATCTCATTTGCTGCAG ACGTTGGACGGATTCATCTTTGTTGTGGCTCCAGATGGGAAAATAATGTACATTTCAGAAACAGCGTCGGTCCATTTAGGACTGTCTCAG GTAGAGTTGACTGGGAACAGTATTTATGAATACGTACATCCTGCCGACCACGACGAGATGACAGCTGTGCTGACGCCACATCAGCCATATCACTCACATTTCGTCCAAG AATATGAAGCAGAGCGCTCTTTCTTTTTGCGGATGAAATGTGTGCTGGCAAAAAGAAACGCAGGCCTCACCAGTGGTGGATACAAG GTGATCCATTGCAGTGGCTACCTGAAGATCCGTCAGTACAGTTTAGACATGTCTCCTTTTGAGGGCTGCTACCAGAACGTGGGTTTGGTGGCTGTGGGTCACTCCCTGCCTCCCAGCGCTGTGACCGAGATCAAACTGCACAGCAACATGTTTATGTTCAGAGCCAGTTTGGACATGAAGCTCATCTTCCTGGACTCCAG GGTGGCAGAGCTGACAGGTTATGAGCCCCAGGACCTGATAGAGAAAACCCTGTACCATCATGTCCACAGCTGTGACATCTTCCACCTCCGCTGTGCACACCACCTCT TGCTTGTAAAAGGCCAAGTTACTACTAAGTATTATCGTTTCCTGGCCAAGCACGGTGGCTGGGTCTGGGTCCAGAGTTACGCCACAATCGTCCACAACAGCCGGTCCTCAAGACCTCACTGTATAGTCAGCGTCAACTATGTCCTCAC GGATACTGAGTACAAGGGAATGCAGCTGTCTTTGGACCAAATGAGCCCCACCAAGCCAGCCTTCCCCTACGCTGACAGTCACAGCGAAGACAGGAAGAGCACCAAGTCACGTCTGACCCAGGCGAAGGCCAAAGCCAGAGTGTCACCCTACCCACAG CAGTTTTCAGCTTTCAATCCAGAGCGTTCAGAGTCAGACCAAGACAGCCAGTGGGGAGGCAGCCCGCTGACAGACTCTGCATCTCCTCAGCTGCTGGATCCCGGCGAGGCTGCGGAGGCATCTTGTGCTTACCGACTGTATCCAGATTCAGGCTCCCTGTGCTACGGCCTGGGTCTATCAGAGGACGATCTCCCCCATGCCCAAACACATCCTCACACCACCACCTGTGACCGCGTGCGATGCCAGAGCGGCCGCTACTTCCTCGGAACCCCCCAGTCAGGAAGAGAAGTGTGGTGGGACGCCACGCGCTCTGTGCTCTCGCTGCCAAAATCTTCCACCGACAACAGCGAGGGCTACGAAATCACATCCTACCATGGAGCCATTCACG GACGGGGCCACTGGGATGAAGACAGTGTAGTGAGTTCACCTGATGGAGGCGGGTCCACCAGTGATTCAGGTGAGCGTTATCATGGTGACCACTTCCGGGCAACCCCTCGAGAGCCCAGCAAGATGGAGACCCTGATCCGAGCCACGCAGCAGATGATCAAAGAGGAAGAGAGCCGCCTGCAGCAACACAAGGCGCCGCTGGATGTCTCAGGCCTCGCCAAAGCCCACAGCCCGTGCTTCACCTCCTCGCTATCGCACCACTCCCAGCTCACCATGCCCAGCGTGGTGTGCCGTGGCCCGGGAGCCCCCAGCATCGACCTCCCCTCTGAACGTCTCCATCATCGGGACAGCGTCAAAGTGCTCGGTCCACACGACAATGACGAAAACACAACCAGTCCAGCCTCTCTGTCTCGTCTCAGCAGCCCCAGCTCTGATGGGATCCCCAGGTCTGGGCTCTCCCTCACCAAAGACTACATGCAGACAGATCTGTCCCCCCACCCTCCACAGCCCCAGGGGAGCCCGCTGCTCTATCAGGCCCAGGAGAGGCAATCACTGGACAGGCAAGCAGCCTATGCTTTGACTGGATACTCCCTGGAGCACCTGTATGACCCGGAGAACCTGCGGAGTTACTCGGGCCTGGCCTGTGGAGGAGTCCAGTATGATGTGGCGTCCCATATGAGGATGCAGGCCGAGCAGATGCAGGGACACAAGGCCACCTCAGTTATCATAACCAACGGGAGCTGA